From the Hevea brasiliensis isolate MT/VB/25A 57/8 chromosome 15, ASM3005281v1, whole genome shotgun sequence genome, one window contains:
- the LOC131174032 gene encoding uncharacterized protein LOC131174032, with product MYFDGAMNKSGAGIGVVLEAPNGEQLLMSKRLCFPATNNIAEYEACICGLEALIAVGAKKVEVFGDSMLVVSHVKGEWELKEEKLRPYLEYVKKLLFSFEEVTMKHMLRAQNQMTDALATLASLWEKGDQKLTQPVILMRSRIPCYEGLIIAHLDLEDEMKWYEDIEDI from the coding sequence ATGTACTTTGATGGGGCCATGAATAAGAGCGGAGCCGGTATAGGGGTAGTTTTGGAAGCACCGAATGGAGAACAATTGTTAATGTCAAAAAGGCTATGTTTCCCAGCCACTAATAATATTGCAGAATATGAGGCTTGCATTTGTGGCCTAGAGGCATTAATAGCTGTTGGGGCTAAAAAAGTGGAGGTGTTTGGAGATTCAATGCTAGTGGTTTCCCATGTTAAAGGTGAAtgggaattgaaagaagaaaagttgaggccATACCTAGAGTATGTTAAGAAACTATTATTTAGCTTTGAGGAAGTGACAATGAAGCACATGCTTAGAGCTCAGAACCAGATGACTGATGCTCTAGCCACGCTGGCATCCTTGTGGGAGAAGGGTGATCAGAAGCTGACCCAgccagttatcctaatgaggagtagaaTCCCATGCTATGAAGGGTTAATAATAGCACATTTAGATCTAGAAGATGAGATGAAATGGTATGAGGACATAGAAGATATTTAG